A genomic window from Trueperella bialowiezensis includes:
- a CDS encoding ABC transporter substrate-binding protein: protein MKRIAAIFAVLLASTSLAACSSNDSDNTGSDSQTTTTSTSDAGSTLSGDYPDLTGETLTVASDWSGAEQANFEKVLDAFSQATGAKVVYTSLGNNVATALGTQIEGGSPPNIALIPQPGLMNQLVDDGAIVPLSDDVLAEVKENYAETWVDLGSKDDKAYGVWFKAANKSTMWYNTALYDAAGVEPPQTWDEYVTALQTLADSGTYGVSIGADVGWPLTDWFENVYLRTAGPEKYDQLTNHEIPWTDPSVEEALTVLAEVWGNQAVVQPGGAQRTFPDSVTAVFGDNPEAATVYEGDFVAGNIADQTSSVVGKDAKFYPFPSINGSAPAVMGAGNVAVAFDDSEATQALMKYLASPDSANIWIPLGGFTSPNQKADMSLYPDETALQIAQELVNAETFRFDMSDLVPSEFGGTEGQGMWQEFINFYENPSDIKGAMDALEKAAQAAYAK, encoded by the coding sequence ATGAAGCGGATTGCTGCAATATTCGCGGTACTGCTGGCGAGTACGTCACTCGCGGCATGTAGCTCGAATGACTCTGACAACACTGGCTCCGATAGCCAGACAACCACGACCAGCACCAGTGACGCAGGCTCGACCCTGTCCGGCGACTACCCGGACTTGACGGGCGAGACCCTCACGGTCGCATCCGACTGGTCTGGTGCCGAACAGGCAAATTTTGAAAAGGTACTCGACGCCTTTTCGCAGGCGACGGGTGCCAAGGTGGTCTACACGTCGCTTGGCAATAACGTGGCCACGGCACTTGGCACGCAGATTGAAGGCGGATCGCCACCAAACATCGCACTTATCCCGCAGCCAGGTTTGATGAACCAGCTGGTCGACGACGGCGCCATCGTGCCCCTGTCCGACGACGTGCTGGCCGAAGTTAAAGAAAACTATGCCGAGACCTGGGTTGACCTCGGGTCGAAGGACGACAAGGCATACGGCGTGTGGTTCAAGGCCGCCAACAAGTCGACAATGTGGTACAACACTGCGCTCTACGACGCGGCAGGCGTAGAGCCACCCCAAACCTGGGACGAGTACGTGACCGCACTGCAAACACTCGCTGATTCCGGCACCTACGGAGTTTCCATCGGTGCTGATGTGGGCTGGCCGCTCACCGACTGGTTCGAAAACGTCTACCTGCGTACCGCAGGCCCAGAAAAGTACGACCAGCTGACCAACCACGAAATCCCGTGGACCGACCCGTCGGTCGAAGAGGCCCTCACGGTGCTTGCTGAAGTATGGGGCAACCAGGCCGTGGTCCAGCCCGGCGGCGCACAGCGCACCTTCCCCGACTCGGTCACCGCCGTGTTCGGCGACAACCCCGAAGCCGCAACCGTGTACGAAGGCGACTTCGTAGCCGGCAATATTGCGGACCAGACCTCGTCCGTCGTCGGCAAGGACGCCAAGTTCTACCCGTTCCCGTCCATCAACGGTTCGGCCCCGGCAGTCATGGGCGCAGGCAACGTTGCTGTTGCCTTCGACGACTCCGAAGCAACCCAGGCACTCATGAAGTACCTGGCCTCCCCGGATTCGGCGAACATTTGGATCCCGCTCGGCGGCTTCACATCCCCGAACCAGAAGGCAGACATGTCGCTCTACCCAGATGAGACAGCTCTGCAGATCGCACAGGAGCTCGTGAACGCTGAAACGTTCCGCTTCGACATGTCAGACCTCGTGCCGTCCGAGTTCGGCGGCACGGAAGGCCAGGGCATGTGGCAGGAGTTCATCAACTTCTACGAGAACCCCAGCGACATCAAGGGCGCTATGGACGCTCTTGAGAAGGCGGCACAAGCTGCTTACGCCAAGTAA